A single window of Modestobacter italicus DNA harbors:
- a CDS encoding ABC transporter ATP-binding protein yields MTATEQQPQGRPVPPRTTLLRARNLVQEFPVRGAGGVKGGVVHAVSNVSFDVYAGETLGVVGETGSGKSTLARSVIQAPRPKSGEVEFQGTDLMKLRRRDLKQARRQMQMVYQDPFGSLNPRWRISELVEEPLIGYGEGSASSRKRRVDELLDLVGLDPSQYARRRPHEISGGQCQRVAIARAIALDPALVICDEAVSSLDVLIQAQVLNLFEKLRRDLNLSYLFIAHDLALVKQVSDRVAVMYLGQLAEIGPAEGIYRQPLHPYTSALLDSIPRIDPATGRANKPVSLPGEPPSPVDPPSGCRFRTRCPRAQLKCAEEEPQLVELLPGHQAACHFPLTVPESELPPRPAGATQAAPDASVAVG; encoded by the coding sequence GTGACCGCCACCGAGCAGCAACCGCAGGGCCGACCCGTGCCGCCGAGGACCACGCTGCTCCGCGCCCGGAACCTGGTGCAGGAGTTCCCGGTGCGCGGCGCCGGGGGCGTCAAGGGCGGTGTCGTGCACGCCGTGTCCAACGTGTCCTTCGACGTGTACGCGGGCGAGACGCTCGGTGTGGTGGGTGAGACCGGGTCCGGCAAGTCCACCCTGGCCCGGTCGGTGATCCAGGCGCCACGGCCCAAGTCGGGCGAGGTCGAGTTCCAGGGCACGGACCTGATGAAGCTGCGCCGACGGGACCTCAAGCAGGCCCGCCGGCAGATGCAGATGGTCTACCAGGACCCGTTCGGCTCGCTGAACCCGCGGTGGCGGATCTCCGAGCTCGTCGAGGAGCCGCTGATCGGGTACGGCGAGGGCAGCGCGAGCTCCCGCAAGCGCCGGGTCGACGAGCTGCTGGACCTGGTCGGCCTGGACCCGTCCCAGTACGCCCGACGGCGGCCGCACGAGATCTCCGGTGGGCAGTGCCAGCGGGTGGCCATCGCCCGGGCGATCGCCCTGGACCCCGCGCTGGTCATCTGCGACGAAGCCGTCTCCTCCCTCGACGTGCTCATCCAGGCCCAGGTGCTCAACCTGTTCGAGAAGCTCCGCCGCGACCTCAACCTGTCCTACCTGTTCATCGCCCACGACCTGGCGCTGGTCAAGCAGGTCAGCGACCGGGTCGCGGTCATGTACCTGGGCCAGCTGGCCGAGATCGGGCCGGCCGAGGGGATCTACCGGCAGCCGCTGCACCCCTACACCTCGGCGCTGCTGGACTCGATCCCGCGGATCGACCCGGCGACCGGCCGGGCCAACAAGCCGGTCTCGCTGCCGGGGGAGCCGCCTTCGCCGGTGGACCCGCCGAGCGGTTGCCGGTTCCGCACCCGGTGCCCCCGCGCCCAGCTGAAGTGCGCCGAGGAGGAGCCGCAGCTGGTCGAGCTGCTGCCCGGGCACCAGGCGGCGTGCCACTTCCCGTTGACGGTCCCGGAGAGCGAGCTCCCCCCGCGTCCGGCCGGCGCGACGCAGGCGGCCCCGGACGCGTCGGTCGCCGTCGGGTAG
- a CDS encoding ABC transporter ATP-binding protein, whose protein sequence is MRADRTTYATGDASVSTGMIDSRAPAGGHRAEPVPGEPLLTVEDLRVQFTRGGRRINAVNGLSYEMVPGRLMAIIGESGSGKSVSSRALMGLLPGTATITGSIRLDGRELIGLDEKELRKLRGGDIAMVFQDPARSLNPTMKIGAQITEAVRAHADLDKKGAQDRAVELLRLVRLPAPERRFHEYPHQLSGGMRQRVMIAIALAGEPRLLIADEATTALDVTTQAQIMELLVELRERLGMAVIMISHDLGLAASYAEDVVVMYAGRAVEHAPVQTLFSNVRMPYTRALLGAIPALEREPHSMLPVTPGQPPDMSALPRGCPFRPRCPNATDKCLEHPPFLEHEPDHWYACWHPAGTELDTAPAVTAAAAPATAAAHHSTAHDQGAAQ, encoded by the coding sequence ATGAGAGCCGACCGGACCACGTACGCCACCGGCGACGCCTCCGTCAGCACGGGCATGATCGACTCCCGCGCCCCGGCGGGGGGACACCGCGCCGAGCCCGTCCCGGGGGAGCCGTTGCTGACCGTGGAGGACCTCCGGGTCCAGTTCACCCGCGGCGGGCGGCGGATCAACGCCGTCAACGGCCTCTCCTACGAGATGGTCCCCGGCAGGCTGATGGCGATCATCGGCGAGTCCGGTTCCGGCAAGAGCGTCAGCTCCCGGGCCCTCATGGGCCTGCTGCCCGGGACGGCGACGATCACCGGGTCGATCCGGCTCGACGGCCGGGAGCTCATCGGGCTCGACGAGAAGGAGCTGCGGAAGCTGCGCGGCGGGGACATCGCCATGGTCTTCCAGGACCCGGCGCGCTCGCTGAACCCGACCATGAAGATCGGCGCCCAGATCACCGAGGCCGTGCGGGCGCACGCCGACCTGGACAAGAAGGGCGCGCAGGACCGGGCCGTCGAGCTGCTGCGGCTGGTGCGGCTGCCCGCGCCCGAGCGCCGTTTCCACGAGTACCCGCACCAGCTGTCCGGCGGCATGCGGCAGCGGGTGATGATCGCCATCGCGCTGGCCGGCGAGCCGCGACTGCTGATCGCCGACGAGGCCACCACGGCCCTGGACGTCACCACCCAGGCGCAGATCATGGAGCTGCTCGTCGAGCTCCGGGAGCGGTTGGGCATGGCGGTCATCATGATCAGCCACGACCTCGGGCTGGCGGCCAGCTACGCCGAGGACGTCGTGGTCATGTACGCCGGGCGGGCCGTCGAGCACGCCCCGGTCCAGACGTTGTTCTCCAACGTCCGGATGCCCTACACCCGCGCCCTCCTCGGGGCGATCCCCGCCCTGGAGCGCGAGCCGCACTCGATGCTGCCGGTCACCCCCGGGCAGCCGCCGGACATGAGCGCGCTGCCCCGGGGCTGCCCGTTCCGGCCGCGGTGCCCCAACGCCACCGACAAGTGCCTGGAGCACCCGCCGTTCCTGGAGCACGAGCCGGACCACTGGTACGCGTGCTGGCACCCCGCCGGCACCGAGCTCGACACCGCGCCGGCGGTCACCGCCGCCGCGGCACCGGCGACCGCGGCGGCCCACCACTCCACCGCACACGACCAGGGAGCCGCCCAGTGA
- a CDS encoding ABC transporter permease, with protein MALAETPLQVADNPAADQDDAVPGSRRWRGHWGIWLPGGAIVLIVGACFLGPALFGLPKPVGGNVLESYLPAGSPGHLLGTDPNGNDILSRLLHGGRASLFIAATVNIVGLVVGGTLGALSGYVGGAVDTVIMRVLDVLIAFPSLVLTLAVAQALGPSIRNTILALAFFSIPAVARVARSAVLRLRGQPFMAAAELCGTPAWRVLFKHLAPNIAPQLITFAMLGMGIVIIIEGALSFLGLGIPAPAPSWGNMVADGQLSLSATPMLVVWPSLALLLTVLSFNLLGENLRSRWSGR; from the coding sequence ATGGCTCTCGCTGAGACACCCCTCCAGGTCGCCGACAACCCCGCCGCCGACCAGGACGACGCGGTCCCGGGCAGCCGCCGGTGGCGCGGCCACTGGGGCATCTGGCTGCCCGGTGGCGCGATCGTGCTCATCGTGGGTGCCTGCTTCCTGGGCCCGGCCCTGTTCGGGCTGCCCAAGCCGGTCGGCGGCAACGTCCTGGAGAGCTACCTGCCCGCCGGGTCGCCGGGGCACCTGCTGGGCACCGACCCCAACGGCAACGACATCTTGTCGCGCCTGCTCCACGGCGGCCGGGCATCGCTGTTCATCGCCGCGACGGTCAACATCGTGGGCCTGGTCGTGGGCGGCACGCTGGGCGCGCTGTCCGGCTACGTCGGCGGCGCCGTCGACACCGTGATCATGCGGGTCCTCGACGTGCTCATCGCCTTCCCGTCCCTGGTGCTCACCCTGGCGGTGGCGCAGGCGCTCGGGCCCAGCATCCGCAACACGATCCTCGCGCTGGCGTTCTTCAGCATCCCGGCGGTCGCCCGGGTGGCCCGCTCCGCGGTGCTCCGGCTCCGCGGCCAGCCGTTCATGGCCGCCGCCGAGCTCTGCGGGACGCCGGCGTGGCGGGTGCTGTTCAAGCACCTCGCGCCCAACATCGCCCCGCAGCTGATCACCTTCGCCATGCTGGGCATGGGCATCGTGATCATCATCGAGGGAGCGTTGAGCTTCCTCGGTCTCGGCATCCCCGCCCCCGCGCCGAGCTGGGGGAACATGGTGGCAGACGGCCAGCTGAGCCTCTCGGCGACGCCGATGCTGGTGGTGTGGCCCAGCCTCGCCCTGCTGCTCACCGTGCTCTCCTTCAACCTCCTCGGTGAGAACCTGCGATCCCGCTGGAGCGGACGATGA